One genomic segment of Endomicrobiales bacterium includes these proteins:
- a CDS encoding nickel-dependent hydrogenase large subunit has translation MGNRTIIPFGPQHPALPEPIHLDLVIEDEKVIEAIPTIGFIHRGLEKLVEKRDFVDFVYVAERICGICSFIHGQTYCQGVEELLKLEVPPRARFLRTIWGELSRIHSHLLWFGLTADSFGFESMFMHSWRIREKVLDIIEETTGGRVIFGSSKVGGVRKDIDSDTQSRILAELVKIEKEIKDITKVFMSDSSVKHRMVGVGVLSKADAQTLGAVGPTLRGSGIAQDMRKLKYAAFDEINVEPIIAQAGDCYARTEVRVKELFQSLDIIRQAFSKIPQGTIDTKVVGVPNGEVYARTEQPRGEVVYYLKGNGTRFLDRMRVRTPTFANVGPLVKMLAGAQLADVPVIVLTIDPCISCTER, from the coding sequence AGCCAATACACCTTGACCTTGTTATTGAAGATGAGAAAGTAATTGAAGCAATACCAACAATCGGTTTTATACATCGCGGCCTTGAAAAACTTGTAGAAAAACGAGATTTTGTTGATTTCGTTTATGTTGCAGAACGCATCTGCGGCATTTGCAGTTTTATACATGGGCAAACCTACTGCCAAGGTGTAGAAGAGCTTTTAAAGCTTGAAGTTCCACCCAGAGCGCGCTTTTTAAGAACTATTTGGGGCGAGCTGTCAAGAATACACAGCCACTTGCTCTGGTTTGGTTTAACAGCTGATTCTTTCGGTTTTGAAAGTATGTTTATGCACTCATGGCGCATAAGGGAAAAAGTGCTTGACATAATTGAAGAAACCACCGGCGGCAGAGTTATATTTGGTTCTTCAAAAGTTGGCGGCGTGCGCAAAGATATAGATTCAGACACACAAAGCCGCATTTTGGCCGAACTTGTAAAAATAGAAAAAGAAATTAAAGATATAACAAAAGTGTTTATGTCTGACTCTTCCGTTAAACACAGAATGGTTGGCGTGGGTGTGCTTTCAAAAGCAGATGCTCAAACATTAGGGGCGGTTGGGCCAACGCTTCGCGGCAGCGGCATTGCTCAAGATATGCGCAAACTAAAATACGCGGCGTTTGACGAAATAAATGTTGAGCCGATAATCGCGCAAGCCGGCGATTGCTATGCCAGAACAGAAGTTCGCGTAAAAGAACTTTTTCAATCGCTTGATATTATACGGCAGGCGTTTAGCAAAATACCGCAAGGCACAATAGATACAAAAGTTGTTGGTGTCCCAAATGGCGAGGTATATGCCAGAACAGAACAGCCGAGAGGTGAAGTGGTGTATTATCTAAAAGGCAACGGCACACGCTTTTTAGATAGAATGCGTGTAAGAACCCCTACATTTGCGAATGTTGGGCCGTTAGTAAAAATGCTTGCGGGCGCTCAGCTGGCCGATGTACCTGTAATTGTGTTAACAATAGATCCATGTAT